gcacatactccAGCTCCCTGCAAGATTAGGGGCTGTGAAGCAagctcttcccccacccccagatttattttattagatgAGTAgtatgcctgcctgtatgtccaCGTGCCAGGCGCATGCCTGGTGCCAAGGAgctcagaagagggtgccagatcccctgaaactggaattaagGGTGATGGGGAACTACTTGGTGAGTGTTGAAACCCTGGGACTTCCACAAGAACAGCACAGAATCTTAACTGCTAGTACAAAGCTTGGTTCTGTTCATAGCCAAAACACTGGAGGTGTGCAGGCTGCCGAAAGCAACGGCTGCCGTCTGCACCCCCTGTTTGACAGCACTGTTTGTTCTATTAAGGATCTAAAGCTCTGAGGCCCTCCTATACCTGACTTCTTGGCTGTGCTCTGCACTCCTCCAGCACTGGGACTTCCAGGAGAGCCTGTTTTTTTACTCAACAGACTATTGAAGAAGCTGGCCAACACCCCTTCACTTGCTGCATTATCtaaggaaacacaaagaaaaacaacgaAGCGTCACTCAAACTGCAACAGAAAAAGTGGTTCTTAGCTTGAAATCTGTGGCTGTCAGCTTCCTAGTGACACTGACCACACTCACTGTGGTCTCTGTTAGCTGAGGCTAACTGGGCAGCGATAAGATTACCAGTGGAAACAAGTTTGCATTTCCCACCTTTGagggtcacagaaaaaaaatctttgttttcgTCAATGCTGTGTCCTTAATGTGGTGGGTTTCAGTTTTCTAAGCCTGCAAAGCTCACAGCCTGTTATAAAAAGCTCATGTCCAAAGTGGAGGATGCTAAGTGCACATTCAAGAATTTACAGACTTTTTGTTCTGAAGGCTTACTGCAGCCAGAATCTTTGTGTGTCAATAAGCAGTGGCGTggtaagaacaaaagaaaaaaaaaagtgccaattCATAAACAGTATCAACACAAAGCTAAGAGGACAGACTCCAGATACACATTGTACAATGACTTCCTAAGTTGTAGTATTCTTTCCTAACGGCATATGCAGGGTCTAAGGTCTGACACATTGCCAGATGCACATGGTTACTTGCTGGAACATAACTCTTCCTTGAAAACCGTCAGCCCAGCTTTCCTAGACTTCCACCAGAGAGCCAGGGCTACTGTTATACCACGCCCCGTGGGCCTAGAAGTAAAGTCACTCCTCAAAGACGGCATACATACTTTTGATGTTTGGATCTGGCTTCTTTACTGATGCTCCAGGGGAGGCGCTCGGTACACTAGCTGCTCCACCCCGACCCTGCGTCCTTGGAGAGCCAGAGGGTCCTCTGGCAGGGGATTCCTAAGTCCAAAACCAGCCCACGTCacacatagatataaaaataacaaaaaatacaaaaatcaaagtCAACACATTTTCAGGTCTGAAGTCTAGTGTCTGTGATACAGTGGAGGTTTGTTCCCAGCTCAGTCTCCTGGGACAGGAACTAAAGCTTATGGAGTATCAGGTGTCTTTCATCAAATATTTCTAAGGTTCTATTGTATTTTCTGGCTGTGGGCCTTTAGGTAGACCAACTcagtttaaaatataataaaagcccacatacatataaactgTTCCAATAATGGTGTAAAGTTAGAAGGCACCCATGACACCAGGCCATGACCCTCTGTTTGTGAAAGGTACTCACGGAGGTTCTTGTGGGCGTGGCAGGCTGCTTGGCAAGGAGTGACTGCAAAGAGAGGGACAAACTGGCCATTAACCAAGGCCTGCAGAAGGAACTGAGGTCTGGAGAAAGGGTTCACTCCTATGGCTCTACTATGGGGTGCCAATACAGACTCATGGTTCACACTGTAAATGCAAAATAAACTAAATTCCGTATTTGGTACATGAAGATACCCCAGAAATCAGTTTTGAGGCTAAAAAAATAAGCAGgccatagaaaagagaaagagttgGGGAAAAAATTGCTAAAAAATGAACAGGACTTGGCCATACCCTTAGGGGATGGTGACATATCTAACAATTTGGGTCGAAGAGAAGTGTTAAGAACTCGTTTGTGTTCAAAACTGTTATCATAGGGGAATCAGGGTGGATCTGTAAGAAGTTTAGAGTGAGTGTCATCAAAACACACTGTATGTATACATGATGCTCTTTAAAAATGGATAGTAAAAGGGTGCGTTTGGGGTTGAGGagtgactcagttggtagagtacctgcctagcatgcatgaggctgagctagattcccagcactgcataaaaaaCTACAGACGGGtgacatgtctataatcccagcactggagagtcagaggcaggattAAAGACTCAACGCCATCTTTGGCTACATTACTCTCCTCATGTACAAAGTGTGCATTACTtgaatgcatgcatgcgtgtatgtattatgtatgtatgttttctgaGACACGGTCTCTCTGTGTAaaagcccttgctgtcctggaactaacagGTTCGTtcgtgtgttctctctctctctctctctctctctctctctctctctctctctctctccatgtatgtatgactgtgtgtatgtatgaatattttttgagacagggtttctctgtttaaaagccctagctgtcttggaactccctttgtagatcaggctggcctgagactcacagaaatctacctgcctctgcctcacaattGCTGAGATTAGGGACTGCGGTACCATCACTTTTATACACTGTGGGAAAAAATGGAAGTGAACCAGGCCACTTGGTAAATTGCCAATTCAAGAAGAATGCCAGGAAAGCTTCCCAGGGGGCATTAAAACATACTAAGTCCATCCCTGTAGGACAATGTGCAATGCAGGCAGGCATCAGGAAGCATGTGCTCCAACCCCTACCTGTAGAGAAAGTAGGGAAAGAGGCAACCTCATCCTAACCTCCATGTCTCTGCAAGCTCTTAAACACAGTCCCAAAACCCCCTCCGGAAATGGCACTCCACCCAAGAGGCCTCTTACCTGTTGTTTCATTAGGAACACCTGTTCATCCTCAGCTGCCAACTCTTTGTCATGGACCAGCTGTGAAATGATACATGTTTGTGACCACAGGCAATGAAAACTCTCAAATGTATGTCAAAGTTCATGCTACAGCAGTCTCGGTCTGGGCGTGAACATGGGCTTGGGGGATTCTCCTTGAGACTGTAGTTATCCTGTTCTAGCTAGGTATAGACGCTCTCCCAGAACTAGCCATGGTTTGCAACCCATTCATGTTTTTAAGTCTGGCAGGTCCTAACCAGTAAGCACCCCCCAGATCATAGTCTTCAAGCAGGAGACCCCAGAAGGAGGGGATCTGGCAAAAGTAATTCACAAATGGTAGGAGCGCTGATGGGACATAAGAGGAAAGCAACTGACATGACATGGCCACCCTGTCACCCGCACTTCACAATGAGCCATTCCTGGAATAGCAGGTCTCATTTTCATGACTTCAAACCACCTACATGAGGCCTGCAAGGGACTGAATGGGGTACCTTTCTCACAGGAGGCTTTACAATAAAATCTTCATATGCATCTTCTGGCTTCACGGTTGTAAAATTTTCATGTAAAATAgctattttcttttcattgtccCAGCCTGCAGGTCTAAAGGCAAGGAGACACAGCATTAAAAATTAGCATGCTTTGTCTGAGCCTGCTTCCCACACACATCTCAAACACATTTCAGATTCTAAGATGCTCCTGGGTGAGGTCCTTTCCCACAACTCTGGAGGTGCCGTCAGTGTCTTGTAGCTCTGGGTATATAAGCCAAAAGGCACAGCAGACCTATCCCAACAGATCAACATGACACCTCCTCCTCCAGAGACTCAGGGAGGCTAGGCCTAAGGAGCCAGTGGAAGAGCAAGGGCTGTAGAAACAACACACAAAGGAGGGAGATGCAAAGAGGACCGTTACTCCTGGGATTTGGCTCTCCCCTGGCATTCTGGCCCTCTTGAGGACACTTCTTTATACCAATTATCTTATAAACAGTTCATTAATTTTGCTGGCATGGAAGATGTGCCTTGAAGCCAAGGGGGAAGCTAGCTATGGCCTATATCTATCCTGGGCCCTTGACAGGAGACACAAGGAAGCCTTAGGTTCCCATGTGGGTGTCACACAGCTCAACATCACGAGgcaggaaaaacaaaatgaggTCAGATCAGACTTTCTACTTCCCACTCTCAAGGGCAGCAACCACACACTGTCCACGCTTCTGAGCTCAGGAAGCTCTAGTTAAAAAAAGACAACTGACTGTTCTCACGACCCTCTCATTTCCTCACCTCCTAGTCACAGTTATATTACCAATAGAATGCTTCTCCCAAACGGCCTTGCTGACCTTACTAATACCTACACAGGTAACTAACAAGAGACACAATAGTAAAAAAAGGGACTGGACACAGCTGAGGCTCCATCATGAACTGTGATGCTATAAGCCTCAAGAAGGCACAAGATAGACCTCCATTCCACACCAGCCCTAAATCCAACTGAACTCCTGCTTCAGGACCACATAATTAGGAATAAGTGAGTGCAGAATCAGACCACTCATCGAGTTTCTGCGTTAGTGcctgtctgctgttctgggtgatTCTTCAGAGCTAGGGTATGAACAGTCTGAGTGAGACTCCCTCCAAATATGCAGGAGGTAACCTGTTTCATTTTCCTGAAGCATCTGGTTCTCGTACATCCAGCCTTTCAGACGCCCTTGGCTCCTTCCTGCTGGTTTGCACGAGACCGAGCGCTCATCTTCCAGCAGCACACCTGGCCCCCATCTCACTAGCCCACTGCTGTCCCCTCCTCCTCAGAACATGTTTCTGTGCTGTGACAGGGGTGTATCCCATTCATTTCTGTGTCCTCGGCAGAGAACCTGGGTACCTAGGGGTGCTGTGAAAGCTTGCTGAATGAACACCTACAACTGTCAAGTCCAGAACATATCAAATCTTAACATCAGTCTGCTGATATAAGACCACAGCACTGTCATATGTGATATAGCAATACGATTCCCTCCTGAGAGAAAAGACTCTGGCTCAGGAAAACAGGGTACCTAAGTGTCTGGCAGGAGGACCAATCCCAGAGGCTGTAAAATGCAGACGCCAGCAAGTAGCAAGCAGAGCTGAGGCCAACACTGAtggggatgctgagaagatgctcGCAGTCACCTGACGCTTTCACATAAGCCACTTCGGGTCACCACACTGACATCTCCACCTTCGATTCTCCTCACAGACAATGATGCTTCACCAGAGCTGACAGTAAGTGCACAAAATGGCTTGCTTACAGTCAGGCAACTTTCTCTCAGTGAAGGAATGCGGCACCTCTGACCACACCACCCACTTCCCTTAAGCCAAAGGAGTCAATGCAGAAGGAGCAGAGGGGAAGCTGCACCTGTCTAGCACCCGGGGGCCAGCCCAGGCCCTCTCAGACAGAAGCACCGTACTGAAAAGGCAAAGGCGCACGCGCAGCAAATGGACTACAGAGGGCAGGGTTAAAGGTCACTGCTTTCaaagaactcacataaaaactgCGTCCTTTTCCACAACTAAGGCGGGTGTGGTAAAGTGGAAGCCATATGTTTTATGGACAATGTACTTATACAGCAAGTCAAGGTTTTTCTCCTCCTTCACTGAGGTGTAAATCAAGGCAGCTCCATCTAATCAATGTGCTTAAGGAAAACCCATTCATTGAGAGACAAAAACCAATGGCACATAAGCATAATCTGTAAAGCACAAGGTGATCTACTGAACATTAAAAACTACAAAGGACTAGAGGGAGTGGAGAACCACAATAAGCAAGtcctccaagctgaggctggaggatgcagctgtttttcttttcaacacTTAAGAGTGCTGCCCACTCGTGAGACTGCTTTCTAAGAAGCAAACTCAGAGGACACTATGCAGCATACATAGGTTGCTTCCCAGCAGGGCTCAAGAGGAAATGAGTTTACCATCAGGGACACCTCCAGAGACAGGTGCCAACAAAAGGAAGCACCTGTCACCAGTGTGGAACTAAGGTACCAACTACTGTTGGACTGATACAGAAGACTCAGAAAGCTGCCAACAGGGCATCTTCTTCCTGGACAGCACAAAACATGAGAAACACCTGCATCATCTAAACCAGTAACCATACTGGTGATTATACCTGAGTAAGAGCAAAGATTAATAAGATTTCTAAGTATAAACAATGTAATTGGGTAATAAAATCCTTGTACATCAGTTTCTTAATACGAAAGCCTATCAGAAGTtcagccttaaaaacaaaaccactaaagTTGGGCTTGCAGCACAGGCTTGTAAGCCAAGCactcagtgagactctgtcaacaaacaaaacaaaatgaaacaaaacaaggaaaaaaaacccataagaCTTCCAAAGTGAGCAAGACATGCCTAAGTTATTACGTATGAAATTCCAGCATAGCAAAATTAGAAAACTAAGAGAAAGATTATAATTCCCCTCAGGCCACCCCCATCCCATGGCAAAAACTACCCCGTGAGGCAGGCAAGATGGATTAGTGCTTGAATAAAGCCCGACAGCCTAAATTTGActtggaacccacatgatggaagagaactgactctccagttttcctctaacttccacacTCATGTGTCCCACCCCCAAAtaattaagtgaaataaaaaaaaaaaaaaaaaaagaaaagaaaaagactactCTGTGTTCAGGAGGGGCTTTGAAGACACCCCCTTTGGAGGACAGCCCGTGCTCCGGGGCCCGACACAGCATCCCAAGGATACACTGGAGGCAGAATCTCCGCAGGTGTGCCTGGATGAAGTCCAGGTGCTCATCCCTGTAATCGTGCTCCTTCTCCAAGACGCTCACTGCATCACACTGCAGGAGACAGAACCAAGAGGAAGGAATGTTAGCTAGAGTTCCGCTTTTCTGCTTGCTCAAGATCGGAACAAGGAActtctttagaaataaaaaatttctaaagAAACGCCTTAAGACAAAGGTCCAGGTGCTAGAGAAGAGCAAAAGAACAAGAGAGTTCTCCTTCATCCTGAGCCTCAGTTATACACAAAGTACCGATATGATAGGCCTGATCACCCCATAAATGTCTTCAACATCAAATGAGGTCACCCTGCCATGCACTGCGCCTCACCCATGCTGTGCACTGCACCTCATCTATCTCAAGAACGGTGTGAAACTGAAGAACCTGCTGGGCAGCAAGGTTGCCTAGTAAAGACTAGGAAGAAAGCAACTTTGAAATCCAAGATGTTCTTAAAGCTACTTTCCCCTCTCATATAAGAGACATACTTTCTCTAAACTGAAGCTTAATTTCTATTTCTACTTCATTTTCCTATTTCACCATCAGTCTGGACCAGATGAACTGGAGCCTTAAGCAAAGGCTTTCACTTGCGTTTGCCCATGAAGTCAACGGGGCTTTCTGAACAAAGTACTGTCAACTCTGCAGCAGCATGAAATGACAGTATGTTCTACCCTGACACATTCAGTGTACCTTAATGAATCCCAAACAAACCCAATCCTCCCTTGAGAAGAAACTCCATCAAAACTTCTAAAACTCTTTCTTATTCACTGGGCAAACCAAGCCAAGCTCACAATTCCCTGGACATACCTTTGTGCACACCACCAACACTGGGATCCCCAGGTTATGAGTCAGCACATTGTCACCCAGAGGGAGGGCAACACTGTCTTCTTCTGAGCCTGAGGTCAGAGGCCCTCTTCTCTGTGGGGAACCCTGACAACCTTCTTCAGGCTCGATATAATCTTGAAAATCTTTCATAActacagaggagaaagaaaaattatacagatgcaaatagaaaGACATCTTAGGCTTAGAAAATTAAGGGGATAGAAAGgtaataacaaatataaaacaaaagcacCTATGCATGGCAGAGGTTGCAGCTTTAGGGTTTAGGGACTGTGATACAAAACAGCAGCTCTCATGTCTAGTGGGCTGTGCACTGCTTGAGCAGCAGACCTTGGCACCTTCAGTTTCACCCAGTCCCTACACAGGCTTTTAGTGTTCTGGTTTTAAAAACAGTACTGTGGCACAAACCTGAGATTTTCATGTGTTCACGCAGAGCCCCAGCCCAGGTTCTTAACGTTCTTAGCTCATATTAGTTTCCATTATAAAaaccaccaaaaataaaacaaaacgaagaatactaccactactactaactcccccccccccccacttatcTTATGCATCCTACATTTGTCACAGGGCCAGACAGCCACACCATTCCTTCCTAGGTGACCACTGGAAATCACAGTAACACAACGTCAGGGTCTTCATTAGAAAAGCTACTAAACACCTACACTCTGAATTCCAGAAAAGCATGCCACTTCCATATAGGAGAAGCAAGCAAAGACCACATGACTGCCTTGTCTCTACTCTGAGGGACTTTGTCTTCAGGGCATTGAGTCACACATACAGTCCTATCTGTGCCTGACACAGGAGGAGGGACATTTGTTATCTTGGTTAAAGGGTCACTTagggggctggagcaatggctcagggGCTGATCTGCCAGAGGActcagcttcagttcccagcacccatgtggaaactcataaccatctgtaactccagcttcaggaaatccaaaaccctcttctggcctccacgagCACTAGGCATGGATGTAGCACACATATGAGCAAGTACAACactcaaaaaccaaataaatctttacaaaaaaagAGGGGCTTTTAGGTAGAGTAGCCACTAGCTGTAGTTAAGCCAGGTGAACACAAGGCCTGCAGACCAGAACCTGTAATGAGCACTTCAGGGTTAGAAcgatgggttttgttgtttgtatttggAAAAGGTCTCACTAGatacctggaactcaccatgtagaccaagactggccttgaacttgcagcaattACCATCCCCTccccttgcctcctgagtgttgggattacagctaTGAGCTGCCATACCAAGACCTTCACATGACAGGAAAGCTCCTCTTAGCTTAGGAGCCAACAGGCTGCTCTATTTTTCTAATAATCCTAACAGGAATGAAAAAGGTCTAAGGCTTTTTAACACACTTTCATTAAAACCACGCAAGGTAACTGTAGCTAAAAGTACtgggagggagggcaggggaCTGGAGACgtgagtcagtggttaagagcactgactgcttttccagaagacccaggttagAGTCTCAGTACCCACACAATGACTaacaatgtctgtaactccagttccaaaggatccgagacccttttctggtctccatgggcactgtatACATATGGTGcccatacatgcaagcagaaccCCCCTCATAAACACACAGATAatcagacacatagacagacagacagatcactatggaaaataaagaaaaaaaaaagaacactctcTTCTACACCCACAGAATgggtttcaaatgttttaaaaactgagagATTTTAGTTCATCACTGTCTGTGCTTCTGAAATGACAGAGAAACTCATGGTCTTTCAAGTAATACCAGGTAAACTAAAAGATAACAACTGTTGTGGTTTGGATATGAAGGGTCCCCAAAAGattcatttgttgaagattcccAGCTGGTGGTACTTTTGAGAGGTGACTGGATTAAGAAGGCATTAATTTTATCACTGGATTAATTCAGACCTGAATTTCCAGCTGAATGAGCTATTGAGGGATGGGGGGCTGGAACCTTATATAAAAGAAGCAGGTTATTAAGGAGGTGCCTGAAGGATCTACTATGGCTTcctctcattctcctctctccctctcttcctccctcccctgatgtatgtgtatattatgtagcctaggctaaccacaaactcactatatatatatgtatatatgtgtatatatgtgtgtatatatattatatatataatatatatacacacatatatacacatatatacatatatatatatgtacacacatatatatacacacacatatatacacatgaggatgaccttgaacttctgatcttgccTCTACCTtgctagtgctgggatcacaagcagaGCTACCATGCCCGGTTTATGCAgtactgaacccagggcttcacgcaTGCCCTCTATCAACTGACAAGCCCTCTATTAACCGAGCTACACCCTCaggctctcttttctctttctgttccccaTCTACTAACAGGTGAGCAACTTTTTTTCCAAAGCAACAAAGGGATCCCATGCAAACTCTGAAATCATAGACAAAGTTCACTCGGTGTGgtgttgtatgtggtgtgtgtgtgtgtggtgtgtgatgtgtgtgtgtggtgttgtggtgtgtggtgtgtggtgtgtggtgtgtggtgtgtgtgtgtgtgtgtggtgtgtgtgtcaaGTGCGTGTACATAAGTGCTTGAGTGTGGAGTCTTACTCAATtgctcttccccttcctttttaacatagggtctcactgaacctggaattcaCCAACTTAGCATGactggctggcctcagactctcctgtctcctccccagaGCTAGGACTACTATGTGCGCCCACACTCGAGCTCCTACACCCAGCTCTTAAATGGCTCCTCATGCTTCCCGGAGATAGACCAAGCCATCTCCatgtcccttcctttttttctcaagTATGCTCTCACAAAGGCAGAGACCAACAAGCGGCAAGCTTCATTGTCAACATAAAGAAATCTACCAAGCCACCTCCATTCTAGGTTGGACATAACCAGAAAATGTGATGTTGTTGTAGGAGCTTAAAGGAACTAAAAAGTCTTTTAACAGTCAAGTCAATAAAAAATACAGTGGTTAACTGTCAGGGTGACACCTGATTGCCCTAGAACAGAGGAGGCGTTTGTTCAGGGCTGCCCCAAAAGGGAGCAGGGCAGAGCCAGGAACAAGATAGAGGTGAGCTAAGCtacagtgggaagggaggggatGAAGGAGCAGGCTCACCTATAACTCTTTAAAGctagctcctcatgctgtggagACACTCAACTATATACTTATTTTCTTCGTTATTTCATAATTGTACTTTTGCtcttatgaatcacaatgtaaatatccgATATGCAGGAGATCTAATATGCAACCCCCGTGAAatggtcattcaacccccaaaggggtcaaggGTCACAGGCTAATCTCTGTAAGGCCAGCCCactctacatagtgaattccaggtgagccagagctacacagaccCTACATTAAAAAATGAGCAAATAAATGAATCACATAGGAGACACACCTCGAGGTGTGCCTGTAAGGGTGTTTCCAGAATGGCTTACAGTTTATTCACACCATCCCGGAGTCTCTGCATCTagactaaattttttaaaaaaggagaaaacgaACTGAGCACTAGACTTCACTTCTCCTTACTGACTGCAGATGTACTATGACCAGCAGCCGATGTTCCTGCCACTGTGCTCTCCTCACCATGATGGCTGTCTTCTCTCAACAgccaaaaccaagccaaaccaaaccaatccaacccaaaccaaaccaaaccaaatcttTACACTGTCTTTGTCCAGTTGTTACAGCAACAAGCACCACCTCCTGGCAGCTCCAGGTTGCTGTCCCCCTGCCAGTTCTGGGTCACAGTGGCTGATCACAAAGCTGCCCCACAGCAGACAGGCTGAGATGAAGCGATTGTAAAGCAGTGCTCACTTGTTACAATACTAGAGGCAGCTGGGGAGgtgctcaggagttaagagcacgtCCTGCTCCTGCAAAGGACTGAGTTCACATCCAGCTCTGCCCAACaccctcctgtaactccagctccaggaggaccAAAGAGAGGTCTGCtagcacctgcattcacatgcacacaaactgtGCccctcataattaaaaataaaataaatcttaataagaAAATACTAGTGTCTAATTCATCTGAAAGCCAGCAGTCCTCTGAGCAAGAATATGAAGAACTACTTCCCTAAAGTAAGCTAAAAGCAGCATAAACACAACAAGCACTCCGTCAACACCAAGCACAAAGGCACGGCTACCATTCCAAATATCACGGACTGGGGACAGTGAAAGCGGAGATGCGCAGGCAGACATAGTTCAGCAATTACTAGATGCCTTccagtgttctctcctcttctccctaaCCCAACAAAGAATTAAGACACTTTCCAGATAGA
Above is a window of Arvicanthis niloticus isolate mArvNil1 chromosome 18, mArvNil1.pat.X, whole genome shotgun sequence DNA encoding:
- the Dync1li2 gene encoding cytoplasmic dynein 1 light intermediate chain 2 isoform X2, whose amino-acid sequence is MAPVGVEKKLLLGPNGPAVAAAGDLTSEEEEGQSLWSSILSEVSTRARSKLPSGKNILVFGEDGSGKTTLMTKLQGAEHGKKGRGLEYLYLSVHDEDRDDHTRCNVWILDGDLYHKGLLKFAVSAESLRETLVIFVADMSRPWTIMESLQKWASVLREHIDKMKIPPEEMRDLERKFMKDFQDYIEPEEGCQGSPQRRGPLTSGSEEDSVALPLGDNVLTHNLGIPVLVVCTKCDAVSVLEKEHDYRDEHLDFIQAHLRRFCLQYGAALIYTSVKEEKNLDLLYKYIVHKTYGFHFTTPALVVEKDAVFIPAGWDNEKKIAILHENFTTVKPEDAYEDFIVKPPVRKLVHDKELAAEDEQVFLMKQQESPARGPSGSPRTQGRGGAASVPSASPGASVKKPDPNIKNNAASEGVLASFFNSLLSKKTGSPGSPSAGGVQSTAKKSGQKTVLSNVQEELDRMTRKPDSMVTNSSTENEA
- the Dync1li2 gene encoding cytoplasmic dynein 1 light intermediate chain 2 isoform X1 codes for the protein MAPVGVEKKLLLGPNGPAVAAAGDLTSEEEEGQSLWSSILSEVSTRARSKLPSGKNILVFGEDGSGKTTLMTKLQGAEHGKKGRGLEYLYLSVHDEDRDDHTRCNVWILDGDLYHKGLLKFAVSAESLRETLVIFVADMSRPWTIMESLQKWASVLREHIDKMKIPPEEMRDLERKFMKDFQDYIEPEEGCQGSPQRRGPLTSGSEEDSVALPLGDNVLTHNLGIPVLVVCTKCDAVSVLEKEHDYRDEHLDFIQAHLRRFCLQYGAALIYTSVKEEKNLDLLYKYIVHKTYGFHFTTPALVVEKDAVFIPAGWDNEKKIAILHENFTTVKPEDAYEDFIVKPPVRKLVHDKELAAEDEQVFLMKQQSLLAKQPATPTRTSESPARGPSGSPRTQGRGGAASVPSASPGASVKKPDPNIKNNAASEGVLASFFNSLLSKKTGSPGSPSAGGVQSTAKKSGQKTVLSNVQEELDRMTRKPDSMVTNSSTENEA